Genomic window (Vitis riparia cultivar Riparia Gloire de Montpellier isolate 1030 chromosome 4, EGFV_Vit.rip_1.0, whole genome shotgun sequence):
GTCCACCATGCAACAATTTTAGATGCCCGGTTCCTTTGCCACCTCCACCAGTTGGAGTGATAGTCCCATTCCCCCCACCTATATCACCTGGAGATGACATGGACtgcccaccaccaccacccaaaAGGCCATTGGAGAGCAAGCTGAGAAAGATGCTGGAAGTTCCAAGCATCATTTAGAGTGACTGCTTTGAGCTAGCTAGTAGCAAAGCTTCTAGTAATGTATGCTTACGCATGTCTCTGCTTCTAATGTAATGATCATTTGGTGGGTGACATtttatgcataaataaataaagctagGGCTTCCTATGTATTAAcgtatgtattttttaaaacctaaacAGAGGCTGCACAGAATTTTCAGACCAGGATTAAGGTCTGTGAAACAAGTAAGCTTCAGATCCTGGCTTCAATGATTGACCAAATTACTCTCAAGCTTCATCCTTAAAACATATCAAACTATATCTTGACATTGTTGCATTGTTCTTTTCTCGACAGGAAATTCTTGGCCTGGCATCTCTGATGCTACAGCCAGCTTAAGCAATTGCTTAGAGGTAAAAACCCCAACTGCCCTCAAACTTGAGCTGTAAGAAGAACCATATAAATTGCTATATTTTACGACAACAATAATTTTGTACCTCTTCTCCAAATTTAGATCAGCCACACGGCAAATTGATGTCGAGGTCGTAACACAAGGAGGTGGGCTTCTCATCATTGTCGAAACTGGGGCATCCCACTGCACAAGTACATGCAACAAAATTTGAACACAACGCAAGAAGGCATCAGAAGTTGCTAATGCTGCAGATTGTAAGTGTGTGATTTAGAATCTGGAACAATAATTAGCATACAGATTATTCTGGAAAAAATTGCAATGAAGTGTCAACATGACCATTTGATGGTTTAGGGATAGAGaataaatttcttcaattttcttaaatagtataattataactatttaatttaaagcaaatattatatatatatatatatatatattcgaaTTATTTTATTACGTATTTTATGTTGGTTATATTTGTTATCCTATAATTtaatatgtataaatatttgtttttatctaggttttatatttaatagtcAGCCAACTCAGGCCGATCCAGatcaagctaaaaataaaataaaattacagtaaGCCCAGCCCAGTTCCTTCCGGCCcaagtttaatatatatatatatatatatatatatatatatatatatatatatatatatcagacTCAGCCCATCCCGCTGTTTTGGTTTACTTTGAGTTGACTATAAATTAAGGGTTTGCAAAAAAACGATTGAACCACATATTTGCTTGAGCTAAACCGAACCACCTTGGATCGAttattttttagagattttttttatttggttttctaATTAgactaattattttaaaaaattgctaataaattaatctaaactaaaaattatttatatatacctATAATAGCTAATATCTATtggttatattattaatttgatgcatatttttcatattggaTGAGATTCAACaccatattttctataattggGCTATTTAGCACCATCGATATAAACTATAACAATAGTTATTGGTGTGATTACAATAATGTGATCTAAGCAAAGATTAAggtagactttttttttttaactttttgttaaaagtaatttgtttttagatttcatttttttttcattttttattgacttattacttattttttaatatttttactaaattaaaaaaattaaaatatttagttttttctaaatattaaaaatagcaaattaatttttattttttaatatataatggaaataaaatagtaaaaaaacaaacaacttaatatttaacattattaattattatttagttttaaattttaattaaaattaagtcaaaaaacaaatatcatctAAAATAACTTGCAAATGCTAAGATAACttgttataataatattatgtaaGTGTTACGAgccataaaattaataaaaatgatttttattattagtttgagggtattaaaatatatttagatcattttttgaatatttagtttgatttttgtTATTAACTCAATCAACTCTCCTTTAAATTCAACTATTTTAGTTCTTAATGAATAGGAACTCATAGAATGGAGACTCATTCATTCTTAATACTCAAACCAAATTACTCAAAATTGAACCAATTCAACCATTCACACCTTTTGATGAACCAACTAATCCAATTAAGTTACACACTTTGTGGGTATTTGGTAAGtcaacttaataaattaaagtgagttaataacttaatttaaatcattaagtaaattaagtatgtttagtaaaataacttaatgatataacttaaaatcaaaaacaattttaagtaattagttaaaacaattaacttattcttaaattcatatctctattataactttttatcatcatttatcataATTACCTCCACGATTTCTTTTGCTACTCTACAACCTGCACAACCACGGACCTTCTTTGCCCTAGTTAttatttatgaagataaatatgttaatttgattatttagaataaattttaagttttaagttaataaattaaatataatttaatttaaaagtcaacttaaatcattaagtaataatcattaagttttatcaaacaaccctaattaaatatgttataaaataagaTGAAGAAAACCGAAACTAAAATGACACGTTGGCAAAATATTGGATTAACTTATGAGAGTCAAAAAACACtttcttttaagtttaataaCAGTTTGTTTAGAtagttttactaaaaaaaaattaatttaaaatatatatatataaaagaaagacaatattttaaaattttatagtaGTTGTGCTTTTTGAAAAGTATTATGGAGTAGAAAGTTCAACCAAATTCATTTGAATGAATTagactttctttcttatagTTTTAATCCAACCTTAAAATTTGGGATATATTTATCTTGAAATCGGTGATAAAATTGTGAAATGTTTAAGAAAAAGTTAGCTTAGTTATATCATATTTACGGTATgttattctaaaatttgaacaaaatttCAGACTAATGACAAAAATggtaaattatgatttttttttcatatttcaaaagCCAACTTAcgtgataaattaataatttgataaatttatatcatatttatataaattaatactttttaatatgtaaataaattcatttgatTTGTATAGAATACCTTCGTAAAATATGAATCCAATGTTGTTTATTTCTTCTTGAAATTATTGTTGAC
Coding sequences:
- the LOC117912693 gene encoding keratin, type I cytoskeletal 9-like → MMLGTSSIFLSLLSNGLLGGGGGQSMSSPGDIGGGNGTITPTGGGGKGTGHLKLLHGGHTALRHGRRIIHEGNTGSGGGTGGSGGNAIAASSLTAEHSQNEEPPKNMVR